In Torulaspora globosa chromosome 1, complete sequence, a genomic segment contains:
- the DDL1 gene encoding putative carboxylic ester hydrolase (ancestral locus Anc_5.604), which translates to MLRRPLTCLIRSQRSFGSTIVIRTAKRCPVLWYYASDVPLTKPHDPSYKPGKPASKFVKFSVSDCERLERAFQGWKESQRKLEDVVSVPVNEDFLFQVDVPKMELKSTYWRGPTYEVRRGVWFDSSNVPLPSEVTAELELYYLKLNFKSDDENAQDVFKLSHRYGEYKLVVFTDQKTAYLLPHLDGGDLQLKLLRANIGALQGEKITRAGDDGSPPMDVAAAAKKKIENGIQSKAAQLGNISDLISWELPGVFGMTKDKDTEKGTDDGSNVLKREIETDYDSQATTSRRKVDHLVFCVHGIGQTLGKKYEYVNFTHTVNVLRSNLKKVYSESKQLKNLNKERGADDWKNNCGIQVLPITWRHTIGFQTDATKPNDEYPELPTLADITLNGILGLRRLLGDIALDILLYDEPFYRERILSEVHRHLNDVYRLYRERNPEFNGDVHLIGHSLGSLILFDILCEQDKYRLDFSVKNYYCIGSPIGVFKLIQRTKIQAACEEERKSSANVQKPKCENLYNLFHICDPISYRIEPLVDLSMAQYQPAIISHWSTGEGIASRVMEIGGSILKDIPGAAIKGGNTKKDKSMLPLDVAQRLMNLNHTGRLDYSLTPGFLEVDIISAAKAHVSYFEDLDVAGFILKEMLSKHNRRHHVIVTKENLPSID; encoded by the coding sequence ATGCTTCGAAGGCCGTTAACATGTCTAATACGATCTCAAAGAAGCTTTGGCTCCACCATTGTTATTCGTACAGCTAAACGCTGTCCTGTTCTATGGTATTATGCATCGGACGTGCCGCTTACCAAACCACACGATCCCAGCTACAAACCTGGCAAGCCGGCTTCAAAGTTCGTCAAATTCTCAGTTAGTGACTGTGAAAGATTAGAGAGGGCTTTTCAGGGTTGGAAGGAATCACAGCGCAAATTGGAAGATGTTGTGAGCGTTCCAGTGAACGAGGACTTCCTGTTCCAAGTTGATGTTCCCAAGATGGAACTCAAGTCAACATATTGGCGCGGCCCTACTTATGAAGTGCGTCGCGGCGTGTGGTTTGATAGTTCTAATGTCCCTTTGCCCAGCGAAGTTACTGCTGAGCTAGAGCTGTACTATCTGAAGCTAAACTTCAAgtctgatgatgagaatGCACAGGACGTGTTCAAACTCTCCCACAGATATGGGGAATACAAGCTTGTTGTGTTTACTGACCAGAAAACAGCTTACTTGCTACCACACCTTGATGGTGGAGACCTACAGttgaagcttctgagaGCGAACATTGGTGCTCTTCAAGGTGAGAAAATCACCAGAGCAGGCGATGATGGTAGTCCTCCAATGGATGTTGCTGCAGCTGctaagaagaaaatcgaaaATGGCATACAAAGCAAGGCTGCACAGTTAGGCAACATCTCCGACTTGATCAGCTGGGAACTGCCCGGTGTTTTTGGGATGACGAAGGATAAGGACACAGAAAAAGGAACCGATGATGGCTCAAATGTGCTCAAAAGAGAGATCGAGACTGATTACGATAGTCAAGCCACTACTTCTCGCCGCAAGGTCGACCATTTAGTATTTTGCGTACATGGTATTGGTCAGACTCTCGGTAAGAAGTACGAGTATGTTAACTTCACGCACACAGTCAATGTGCTACGATCCAACCTAAAGAAGGTCTACAGCGAGTCTAAACAATTGAAAAACCTGAACAAAGAAAGGGGAGCAGACGATTGGAAGAACAACTGTGGTATTCAAGTTTTACCTATTACCTGGAGACATACAATAGGTTTCCAAACCGATGCCACTAAACCGAATGACGAGTACCCTGAACTACCGACTCTAGCAGACATAACTTTAAATGGCATACTGGGACTACGAAGGCTTCTGGGAGATATCGCTCTTGATATCTTACTGTATGACGAACCATTCTACAGAGAACGCATACTTTCGGAAGTTCACAGACATTTGAATGATGTGTACCGTCTCTacagagaaagaaatccGGAATTCAATGGCGACGTTCACCTTATTGGCCACTCACTGGGAAGCTTGATCCTTTTTGACATTTTATGTGAGCAGGATAAGTACAGATTAGACTTCAGTGTGAAGAACTACTACTGCATTGGTTCGCCTATTGGTGTCTTCAAGTTAATCCAGAGAACAAAGATTCAGGCCGCTTGTGAAGAAGAACGGAAATCCTCTGCAAATGTTCAAAAACCGAAGTGCGAGAACTTGTATAACCTGTTTCACATTTGCGATCCGATATCGTACAGAATAGAGCCTTTGGTGGATTTATCTATGGCGCAATATCAACCTGCTATCATTAGTCACTGGTCTACGGGAGAGGGCATTGCATCTCGGGTGATGGAGATTGGAGGAAGTATATTAAAAGACATTCCCGGCGCAGCCATTAAAGGTGGTAATACGAAAAAGGATAAGTCGATGTTGCCACTAGACGTAGCGCAGCGATTAATGAACCTGAATCATACCGGCCGCCTCGATTATTCTTTAACACCTGGTTTTCTGGAAGTGGACATCATATCTGCGGCGAAGGCTCATGTGTCATattttgaagatctcgATGTAGCCGGATTTATTCTGAAGGAGATGCTGAGCAAGCACAATAGAAGGCACCATGTCATTGTAACCAAAGAGAACCTCCCATCCATTGACTAG